The genomic interval TTATTAAAAAAAGCATCCACCGAGTTTTTATCTGCTCTCCGGTAAAGATCATTTTCCAAAATTATTACTGTTTCCGCATTACCTTTTTCAACAGCGTCAAATGCATCATTAAGACTCTTTCCGCCAAGCATTGCAGTGCCTAAGCTATTCGCTTCCGGAACTACAAAAGAAAGTTCTGCGGCTTTTCCGGAATTGCACAAAGCCCAAGCAACATTAGCCGCAGCATGAAGTATGTTTTCATTAAAACAGCTAATGCCGGAAATAATCAGCGGTCTCTTTGCTTCTTTTAAAGCAAGAGAAATTTCTGTAACAAGTGAATGAATTTGTTTTGAAGGATTATTTATTTTGGGAGCCATGTTATCCAGAAGCGAAGCAACTTCAAATCCAAGCATTGCAATTTCATCAGGAAAACAGCGGATAGTTTTTGTAGCAACGTCATCAAGTTTTGTTTCGTATAATGAAGCGATGAATAACGGACCCTTTTCATTTTGTGAAACGCTCCTAACGACTGCATCCTGCCATTCTGGAATATTTGTGCCTTTAATTTTTTCGAATGACTTTTGCCTTATTGATTGCCGCACTGCCAGAGCAAGCATTGGTGCAGTATTGGTGAGGTCTTCCCCAAGAATAAGAACGGCATCAGCTTTCTCAACTTCCTTAAGTGATGGAGTTCTAGCCGCACCATTCTGTAAAATATCAAGAATAGTGTTTGTTAATTTTAATTCTTTTCCGGAAATCCCCTGAAAGAAATTATTATATCCCACAAATTTTTTTAATGCGAAATTCGATTCGAGTGATGCCCGCGGTGAGCCGATGCCGATCACTTTATCTTTGCCGGAAAAAAGTTTTGCAACGTGCGATTGCATATCCGCTTTATCAACTTTTTCTAAATTTCCGTTTTCCTTTCTTAACGAAGGATCTTTTATCCTTTTAGTGTCGTTTACAAATTCGTAGCCGTATCTTCCCCGGTCACAAATAAAATAGCCGTTTACTTGTCCATTATATCGGGATCTTATTCTGCGAATCATACCGTATCTTTCTCCAGTAATCGTGTTGCAGCCCAGACTGCAGTTAGTGCAGATTGAAGGCGCTGTAGAATAATCCCATTTTCTTGTAAAATGTTTTTTTAAAGACTTGTCGGTAAATACTCCGGTAGGGCAGACTTCAACCAGGTTGCCGCTAAACTCATTTTCTAAAACTCCATCTTCATGCCTGCCGAAGTAAACATGGTTATGTGAAGCCATATTATCAAAGTCTCTTCCACCCGCATAATCTCTGTAAAACCGAACGCAGCGGTAGCATTGAATACAGCGGTTCATCTCGTGGTTAATGAATGGGCCAAGGTGTTGATTCCGGTAAGTTCGTTTTTTGAAAACAAATCGTCTGTAATTATGTCCGGTAATTACCGTCATATCTTGCAGATGACATTCGCCGCCTTCGTCGCAGACCGGACAGTCGTGAGGATGGTTTGTCATCATCCATTCGTTAACACCAGCGCGAAATGCTTTTGCTTCTTCTTCAAATACACCTACACGCATTCCTTCTTTCACGGGTTCCATGCAAGCCATTACGATCTTGCCCTTGGTATCACTTTCATCGCGGTAGGTTTTTACGCCACACTGGCGACAAGCTCCAACAGAGCCCATAGCAGGATGCCAGCAAAAATATGGGAGATCCAATCCAAGCGACAGACAGGACTCAAGAAGACTCTTCTTAGGATCAACCTCGTATTCTTTATTATCAATAATAATTTTTACCAATTTTTACCTCCACGGGCATTTTTTTTCATTTATGTGTCTCACGTAATCTTCACGAAAATATTTTATAGAACTTTGAAGCGGCTCTACAGCACCAGGTGCCAGCGCACAGAAAGTTCTTCCGGGACCCAGATTCACAGCATGAAAAGAAAGTATATCAAGGTCTTCTAATTTACCTTTGCCTTCTTCAATAGAAAGAAGAATTTTTTCAACCCAGGGAAGACCCTCGCGGCAAGGCGTACACCAGCCGCAGGATTCCTGAGCAAAGAAATGTTCAAGATTGTGAACCATTCCAACAGGACAAGTTTTATCATCAAGAATTATTAATGTTCCTGTTCCAAGTCTGCTGCCGGCTTTTTCAACTGAAGAGTAATCCATATTAACATCAAGATGCTCCTCAGTAAGAAAATCCGTTGATGCACCACCAGGAAGGATTCCCTTTAATCTAAATCCTTCTTTCATTCCTCCGGCATGTTCAAAAATTATCTCGCGCATTGAAGTGCCCAGCGGAAGTTCCCATGTACCAGGATTTTTTACTCGCCCGCTGACTCCATAAATCTTCGTTCCGCCGACACCGTTAAGGCTTAAGTTTTTGAACCATTCCGAACCATTATTAACAATGTGTGAAACGCAACAAAGAGTTTCTACATTATTTACGATTGTAGGTTTACCGAACAACCCGCTTACTGCCGAATACGGAGGCTTTGAACGCGGTATTGCGCGCTTGCCTTCCAGTGCTTCCAAATGTGCAGTTTCCTCGCCGCGGATATACCTGCCGATACTTGTATGAAGATATAATTCTAAAGCATAACCAGAACCCAAAATATTTTGCCCTATATAACCAGCTTGTTCAGCTTCTGCAAGAGCTTTAAATATTAATTCCGCTGCTTCCTTGTAAGCCCATCGTAGAACAACATAACTTTTGTTCGCCTGGATTGCGTATGCGGCAATGATCATACCTTCAATCAATTGATGAGGGTTTCCTTCAAGAAGCAAGCGATCTTTAAATGCTCCTGGTTCCATTTCATCGGCATTGCAAATAAGATACTTATCTTTTGGCGCATCGTCTCCTAACGGGACGAAACTCCATTTCATTCCGGTTGGAAAGCCTGCCCCGCCTCGTCCTCGTAAGTTGGAATCCTTAATTATTTTTTGAACGTCTTGAGGCTGCATTTCTTTCAATACTTTGCGTAATGCCTGGTAGCCGCCAGCTTGTTCATATTCTTTTAAATTCATCGGCGGCTTATTTGCCTTAATATGTTGAGTTAAAGGAGTTTCCATCTGCATCAACTATATTTTTCTAAAATCGGATCAAGTAAATCCGTCGTTAAATCTCTGTAAAGATCATTATCAATCATAAGTGCTGGTGCATGATCGCAAGTGCCGAGGCATGATATTGGAAGTAGTGTAAATTTGCCATCGCTTGTTGTTTCGCCAAACTTAATACCAAGTTTTTTATTCAGGTAATCTAAAATTTGATTGTAGCCGAGTATCCAGCAGCTTACACTGTCGCAAACTAAAATAACATGTTTACCTACTTTTCTCCTGAAAATAAGGTTATAAAAAGTGGCAACACTGTCAACTTCATCCGGAGTAATTTCTAAAAATTCTGCGATGTCTTTTACACCATCATCCGAAACCCATCCGCGGTGTTTCTGAACAATTTTTAACGCCTCTATAGTGGCAGCCTTTTTATAAGGTACGATCTTTAATTCTTCTTCAAGGTCTTTTTGTTCTTCAACCGATAACATAAATTATCCGAAAGTTTATCTGTCAATATCT from Candidatus Kuenenia stuttgartiensis carries:
- the nuoF gene encoding NADH-quinone oxidoreductase subunit NuoF; amino-acid sequence: METPLTQHIKANKPPMNLKEYEQAGGYQALRKVLKEMQPQDVQKIIKDSNLRGRGGAGFPTGMKWSFVPLGDDAPKDKYLICNADEMEPGAFKDRLLLEGNPHQLIEGMIIAAYAIQANKSYVVLRWAYKEAAELIFKALAEAEQAGYIGQNILGSGYALELYLHTSIGRYIRGEETAHLEALEGKRAIPRSKPPYSAVSGLFGKPTIVNNVETLCCVSHIVNNGSEWFKNLSLNGVGGTKIYGVSGRVKNPGTWELPLGTSMREIIFEHAGGMKEGFRLKGILPGGASTDFLTEEHLDVNMDYSSVEKAGSRLGTGTLIILDDKTCPVGMVHNLEHFFAQESCGWCTPCREGLPWVEKILLSIEEGKGKLEDLDILSFHAVNLGPGRTFCALAPGAVEPLQSSIKYFREDYVRHINEKKCPWR
- the nuoE gene encoding NADH-quinone oxidoreductase subunit NuoE, with protein sequence MLSVEEQKDLEEELKIVPYKKAATIEALKIVQKHRGWVSDDGVKDIAEFLEITPDEVDSVATFYNLIFRRKVGKHVILVCDSVSCWILGYNQILDYLNKKLGIKFGETTSDGKFTLLPISCLGTCDHAPALMIDNDLYRDLTTDLLDPILEKYS
- the nuoG gene encoding NADH-quinone oxidoreductase subunit NuoG, with amino-acid sequence MVKIIIDNKEYEVDPKKSLLESCLSLGLDLPYFCWHPAMGSVGACRQCGVKTYRDESDTKGKIVMACMEPVKEGMRVGVFEEEAKAFRAGVNEWMMTNHPHDCPVCDEGGECHLQDMTVITGHNYRRFVFKKRTYRNQHLGPFINHEMNRCIQCYRCVRFYRDYAGGRDFDNMASHNHVYFGRHEDGVLENEFSGNLVEVCPTGVFTDKSLKKHFTRKWDYSTAPSICTNCSLGCNTITGERYGMIRRIRSRYNGQVNGYFICDRGRYGYEFVNDTKRIKDPSLRKENGNLEKVDKADMQSHVAKLFSGKDKVIGIGSPRASLESNFALKKFVGYNNFFQGISGKELKLTNTILDILQNGAARTPSLKEVEKADAVLILGEDLTNTAPMLALAVRQSIRQKSFEKIKGTNIPEWQDAVVRSVSQNEKGPLFIASLYETKLDDVATKTIRCFPDEIAMLGFEVASLLDNMAPKINNPSKQIHSLVTEISLALKEAKRPLIISGISCFNENILHAAANVAWALCNSGKAAELSFVVPEANSLGTAMLGGKSLNDAFDAVEKGNAETVIILENDLYRRADKNSVDAFFNKCKNIVVLDSLENSTTSKAGTIIPVGTFAESDGTFVNNEGRAQRYYQAYHSSNPNLLEGWRWLDGIELAKSSSKSELKNFNDFLIELVESFPKFEGIQKITPPPDFRIAGQKIPRETQRYSGRTAMHANINVSEPKPPEDPDSPLSYTMEGYKGEPPSSLIPFYWSPGWNSVQAINKYQIEVGGELHGGEPGKRLIEPKQNTNAEFFNAIAEPFKIKDGEFFVVPVYHIFGSEELSSISPSIAELAPRPYVAINLDNAEKLKIKKDDEINLYINNYRLRLPVKIKLGLPKGMLGIPVSLYGMQYFDLPVWCKISGGNN